One window of Salmo salar chromosome ssa11, Ssal_v3.1, whole genome shotgun sequence genomic DNA carries:
- the LOC106563716 gene encoding insulin receptor substrate 2-B yields MAHLTMPKTPESSGMDLGDVSHSCDSRALKVTTSPPPPPPSSSLSSSTHLQLEAASQPPLQILKLKRHHKQYYSHGHNLLPKKNPLDNTVRELSSSCVYKVPDSGGVSHDPTASASAMALAGTTTVCSGVEARDVWKSGYLRKMKHSHKRFFVLRGPSDTGPSRLEYYDREKKFRNGMKSVCKSPSAVGSPKKVIYLYQCFSVSKRVDSKHKHLIALYTKDEHFVMIAENEEEQEDWYLALSDLVIQEKKEYQDAEELDDGYWTISPGAIFKEVWQVIVKPKGLGQTKNLIGVCRLCLSAKTIHLVKMCSEMTSVNLPLINVRRCGHSESFFFMEVGRSSSTGPGEIWMQVESGDPVVAQNMHETILEAMRALRPIPDFRPRSKSQSFPSNPCAVVTTRRQHHGNLPPSLTGLQRSIRVETVVSKPSPQKNKGDGGHSPNQTSSHGEGTMNQPISPGTGTLALRNVCISKSFEESLSHFACISTTISVSSSSGNDSDTHPWPSDPSVFGSPSDRGSVYAEDLCSNPCVFQLSRSNTPDSLFNTTLIDENSLTDYVAIDLQVTAVARTNQGDSCDVETSTPELSRQYHQTTSCTPKCEKDLSSKPPFHHIYNHSKLPVQESYMPMTRGPGPHYTDDIPSDYNVTPTPLQTPSATMFPSDQLGPQGYMMMLPRSCSPAKDSLSDVDHSVCDEYMNMSLGSHMDGHKHGSPEALKSYSSYSSLPSSNQPPSQRSCEHDDYVSMCHPAAHHCSAVEWNSRNPLCSSPRHSSHPSSDVLLNLSDVPVLNVTGLSLDQHGVEDGDLPTQTESIQISTDRLNYIALYLMDDQCATCDVPLHTDEVTSPLPARTSHRESGSGPGLYTGIDLPTSVGQAAAIRRWLCSCLPLCINTDDSE; encoded by the coding sequence ATGGCGCATTTGACGATGCCGAAAACACCAGAGAGCAGCGGtatggatttaggagatgtttccCATAGCTGCGATTCACGAGCTCTGAAAGTtacaacatcaccaccaccaccaccaccatcatcttccCTCAGCAGCAGTACTCACCTTCAGCTAGAGGCAGCATCACAACCGCCCCTCCAAATTCTCAAGTTAAAGAGGCATCATAAACAGTACTATAGCCATGGCCATAATCTGTTACCTAAGAAGAATCCTCTAGATAATACAGTGAGAGAGTTGTCATCATCCTGTGTCTATAAGGTACCTGACTCTGGTGGTGTTTCCCATGACCCGACTGCCTCTGCATCTGCCATGGCCTTAGCTGGCACTACCACAGTTTGCTCTGGTGTTGAGGCTAGAGATGTATGGAAGTCTGGATACCTGAGAAAGATGAAACACAGCCACAAGAGATTTTTTGTCTTGAGAGGGCCAAGTGACACAGGCCCCAGCCGCTTGGAGTACTATGATAGGGAGAAGAAATTTAGAAATGGAATGAAATCTGTTTGTAAATCTCCCAGTGCTGTGGGTTCTCCTAAGAAGGTGATTTATCTGTATCAATGTTTCTCTGTTAGTAAAAGGGTAGATTCTAAACACAAGCACCTGATAGCCCTGTACACTAAGGATGAGCACTTTGTCATGATAGCGGAGAATGAGGAGGAGCAAGAGGATTggtacctggctctgagtgatctGGTGATCCAGGAGAAAAAGGAGTACCAGGACGCTGAGGAGTTGGATGATGGATACTGGACCATCTCTCCTGGAGCCATCTTCAAGGAGGTGTGGCAGGTGATTGTAAAGCCCAAAGGTTTAGGACAAACCAAGAACCTGATAGGAGTGTGCCGGCTGTGTCTCTCTGCCAAGACCATTCACCTGGTGAAGATGTGCTCTGAGATGACGTCTGTGAACCTGCCTCTGATCAATGTCCGTCGCTGTGGTCACTCCGAGAGCTTCTTCTTTATGGAGGTGGGCCGCTCGTCCTCCACTGGGCCTGGGGAGATCTGGATGCAGGTAGAATCAGGTGACCCTGTGGTGGCTCAGAACATGCATGAGACAATCCTGGAGGCCATGAGAGCCCTGAGGCCCATCCCTGATTTCAGGCCTCGGAGCAAGAGTCAGTCATTCCCATCAAACCCCTGTGCTGTAGTTACCACACGACGTCAACACCATGGCAACCTCCCACCCAGCCTGACTGGGTTACAGCGCTCTATAAGGGTGGAAACTGTTGTGAGCAAACCGTCCCCACAGAAAAATAAAGGAGATGGAGGCCACAGCCCCAATCAAACTTCTAGCCATGGAGAGGGGACAATGAACCAACCGATCAGCCCAGGGACTGGCACCTTGGCTCTCCGTAATGTCTGCATCAGTAAAAGCTTTGAAGAGAGCCTCAGTCACTTTGCATGCATCTCCACCACCATCAGTGTATCCAGCAGCAGTGGCAATGACTCGGATACACACCCCTGGCCCTCTGATCCTTCAGTCTTTGGTTCTCCCAGCGACAGAGGCTCTGTCTACGCTGAGGATTTGTGCTCCAACCCATGTGTCTTTCAGTTGTCCAGGAGTAACACCCCTGACTCACTGTTTAACACCACACTCATTGACGAGAACAGCTTGACTGACTACGTGGCCATAGATTTGCAGGTAACGGCTGTGGCCAGAACTAATCAAGGAGATAGCTGTGATGTGGAAACGTCTACCCCTGAACTTTCCAGACAATACCACCAAACCACCTCATGCACTCCAAAATGCGAAAAAGACCTCTCATCCAAGCCCCCCTTCCACCATATCTATAATCACAGTAAACTCCCAGTGCAGGAAAGTTATATGCCAATGACTCGTGGACCAGGTCCTCATTATACAGATGACATCCCTTCAGATTACAATGTGACCCCCACTCCTCTTCAAACACCTAGTGCTACCATGTTCCCCTCAGACCAGCTGGGGCCCCAGGGCTACATGATGATGCTTCCACGTAGCTGTTCACCAGCAAAGGACAGCCTCAGTGATGTTGATCATTCAGTGTGTGATGAATACATGAACATGTCTCTCGGGAGCCACATGGATGGTCATAAACATGGCTCACCGGAGGCTCTTAAGTCCTACAGCTCCTACTCCTCTCTACCAAGCTCTAACCAGCCTCCTTCACAGAGGAGCTGTGAACATGATGACTATGTCTCCATGTGTCATCCTGCAGCTCATCACTGCTCTGCAGTTGAATGGAACAGTAGAAACCCTCTCTGTAGCTCGCCTCGTCACTCTTCTCATCCAAGCAGTGATGTGCTGCTGAACCTATCAGATGTGCCTGTGTTGAATGTCACTGGTTTGTCCTTGGACCAGCATGGGGTTGAAGATGGTGACCTGCCCACTCAAACTGAGTCTATCCAGATTTCAACAGATCGTCTCAACTACATTGCTCTCTACCTGATGGATGATCAGTGTGCCACCTGTGATGTCCCTTTGCATACTGATGAGGTCACTTCTCCACTTCCTGCACGTACCAGTCACAGAGAGAGTGGGTCTGGACCCGGGCTCTACACTGGCATAGACCTCCCCACATCAGTAGGACAGGCTGCTGCCATCAGACGTTGGCTGTGTTCGTGTCTCCCCTTGTGTATCAATACTGATGACAGTGAGTAA